The Caulifigura coniformis genome includes a region encoding these proteins:
- a CDS encoding AraC family transcriptional regulator: MPEKPSLLFAKTQTAKADAHASFRDEFYSRLSPGSALQDVFEHLSGVHFFLKNHDGRTIAFNSLLRTRLGLPDDEDVTGMTDYDLFPLRQADHYREDDRRVLATGLPLINRIEAWRNENPVVTSKYPVRDVEGRVIGVMGMFQCLSERRSVLSEEDELKCAVDYIRDHLHERLTVEQIADRAFLSARQLRRKFGLRFGISIQEYVIRLRIEAAGQELRNSTAPIAEIANRFGFCDQAAFTHHFRRRMGVTPRKYRSDAG, encoded by the coding sequence ATGCCCGAGAAGCCATCTCTCCTGTTCGCGAAGACGCAAACTGCGAAAGCCGACGCCCACGCTTCGTTTCGCGACGAGTTCTATTCCCGCCTGTCGCCCGGCTCCGCGCTGCAGGACGTCTTCGAACACCTCAGCGGCGTCCATTTCTTCTTGAAGAATCACGACGGACGGACGATCGCGTTCAACTCGCTCCTCCGGACGAGACTGGGGCTCCCGGACGACGAGGACGTCACGGGAATGACCGACTACGACCTCTTTCCTCTGCGGCAGGCCGATCACTACCGCGAGGATGATCGCCGCGTACTCGCGACTGGCTTGCCGCTGATCAACCGCATCGAGGCCTGGCGGAACGAAAACCCGGTCGTCACCAGCAAGTACCCTGTGCGCGACGTCGAGGGGCGCGTGATCGGGGTCATGGGAATGTTCCAGTGCCTGTCCGAACGACGAAGCGTTCTGTCCGAGGAAGACGAATTGAAATGCGCGGTCGACTACATCCGCGACCATCTTCACGAGCGGCTGACCGTCGAGCAGATCGCCGATCGCGCGTTCCTGTCCGCACGTCAGCTCCGACGAAAATTCGGACTGCGGTTTGGAATCAGCATCCAGGAGTATGTCATCCGCCTGCGCATCGAAGCGGCCGGTCAGGAACTCCGCAACAGCACCGCGCCCATCGCCGAGATCGCAAACCGGTTCGGCTTCTGCGACCAGGCGGCGTTTACGCACCACTTCCGGCGGCGGATGGGGGTCACTCCGCGAAAATACCGAAGTGACGCAGGCTGA
- a CDS encoding transketolase, which produces MPEALNVDQLKAKALEIRKLIIEITTEAGSGHPSSSLSACDVVTALYFGGFMNFDVKNTTDPNRDRFILSKGHACPVLYSAMALAGYFPVKEIMTLRKLGSPYEGHPNMKRLRGIEASTGSLGQGLSLAVGHAIGAKMDKKGYHTFCMTGDGEMGEGQVWEAIASAEKYKLGNLTLIVDQNGFQQTGATKDVLDMLQFQPKIESFGWHVQTINGNDMSQVVDALKKAKAVTDRPTAIVSKTQKGFGILPLLEAEGDINYHGKPLSKALAEKALAFLSQSA; this is translated from the coding sequence GTGCCGGAAGCTCTCAACGTCGATCAACTTAAAGCCAAAGCCCTTGAGATCCGGAAGCTGATCATCGAGATCACGACCGAAGCGGGCAGCGGCCATCCGTCCAGCAGCCTGTCGGCCTGCGACGTTGTGACCGCCCTGTACTTCGGCGGTTTCATGAACTTCGACGTCAAAAACACGACCGATCCGAACCGTGACCGGTTCATTCTCAGCAAGGGGCACGCCTGCCCGGTGCTGTACTCCGCGATGGCTTTGGCCGGTTACTTCCCGGTCAAGGAAATCATGACCCTCCGCAAGCTGGGCAGCCCGTACGAAGGGCACCCGAATATGAAGCGGCTCCGCGGCATCGAAGCCTCGACCGGCTCGCTCGGCCAGGGACTGTCGCTGGCGGTCGGACACGCCATCGGCGCCAAGATGGACAAGAAGGGCTATCACACCTTCTGCATGACGGGCGACGGCGAAATGGGTGAAGGCCAGGTGTGGGAAGCCATCGCCTCGGCCGAGAAGTACAAGCTGGGCAACCTGACGCTGATCGTCGATCAGAACGGGTTCCAGCAGACGGGCGCGACGAAGGACGTGCTCGACATGCTGCAGTTCCAGCCGAAGATCGAATCGTTCGGCTGGCATGTGCAGACGATCAACGGCAACGACATGTCGCAGGTCGTCGATGCCCTGAAGAAGGCCAAGGCCGTCACCGACCGCCCGACGGCCATCGTCTCGAAGACGCAGAAGGGCTTCGGCATCCTGCCGCTGCTCGAAGCTGAAGGGGACATCAACTACCACGGCAAGCCGCTGTCGAAGGCGCTGGCCGAGAAGGCACTGGCGTTCCTCAGCCAGTCGGCGTGA
- a CDS encoding ABC transporter permease, translating to MSFRPNYVRVWLTFVRNALVREMTFRGNFIAEVLTILFWFAAQIVLFDVIYQQAPLIRDWSKHEYFAFMATGMLINAIVEGLFMPNCANFGEMIRTGDLDFALLKPIDAQFLISTQQFSWSQVIEVLLALALLGRSLWQAGAEITPGRVLVYFSLVGFGVAFYYALMLILASTSVWLGRNQSLYDFWFYVTSFGRYPQGIYRNQGWIGETLWFGLSFVIPLLLVVTVPARVILQKALDPDIRVAILAPIGTIILLVVARLVFHKALSQYRSASS from the coding sequence ATGTCGTTTCGCCCGAACTACGTCCGCGTCTGGCTCACCTTTGTCCGCAACGCGCTCGTGCGCGAGATGACCTTCCGTGGCAACTTCATTGCCGAGGTGCTGACGATCCTGTTCTGGTTCGCAGCCCAGATCGTCCTGTTCGACGTGATTTACCAGCAGGCCCCGCTCATCCGGGACTGGTCGAAACACGAATACTTCGCCTTCATGGCGACCGGCATGCTCATCAACGCGATCGTGGAAGGGCTGTTCATGCCCAACTGCGCCAATTTCGGGGAGATGATCCGCACGGGAGACCTCGACTTCGCCCTGCTCAAGCCGATTGACGCCCAGTTCCTCATCTCCACCCAGCAGTTCAGCTGGTCACAGGTCATCGAGGTCCTGCTGGCGCTCGCCCTCCTGGGCCGTTCATTGTGGCAGGCCGGGGCTGAGATCACTCCCGGCAGGGTGCTCGTTTACTTCAGCCTGGTCGGCTTCGGCGTCGCCTTCTACTACGCGCTGATGCTGATCCTCGCGAGCACGAGCGTCTGGCTCGGCCGGAATCAGAGCCTGTACGACTTCTGGTTCTACGTCACGTCGTTCGGCCGCTACCCGCAGGGCATCTACCGCAACCAGGGATGGATCGGCGAAACGCTCTGGTTCGGACTGTCGTTCGTGATTCCATTGCTGCTGGTGGTGACGGTTCCGGCTCGCGTCATCCTGCAGAAGGCGCTCGACCCGGACATCCGGGTCGCCATTCTCGCCCCGATCGGAACGATCATCCTGCTCGTGGTCGCCCGCCTGGTGTTCCACAAGGCGCTGTCCCAGTACCGCAGCGCCAGTTCGTAG
- a CDS encoding O-antigen ligase family protein — MARPRKTPVLTSDEPPAQRGWLPLLDIVGLVLIAIRWFTPTEGTFQGDTLWISQLWLGWGVLASWSALRQQVHWTKRGGLWAWGLGLIAAGHVVAGVAVMATEGQKRSALNGLWEWVSLALAAVWFHHRASSSGFRRTFRITLIASAVGLSALGIWQRWVSHPALGQAVIEFDELESKVPSLEGSERRQAETRLRALERTLGEYRSLDANGRRAMRQRLLESSEPLGRFALTNSLAALLLVGLILSLGEAFTLWQAGGRSTAQGPADPHVSKIVLTIAALLIAFVLLLTKSRTAWGGCLAGGMTAAVVGTRGRWKSVIGWGVVAAGAMAVLVAATWAAGGLDRLVLTEAPKSLEYRTEYWIGAWRVIQQHPWIGIGPGNFRQHYLAHKLAKSSEEVLDPHNFLLEAWATSGLAGIAGLVLLIVACLTAFRRPLAGNTQDAGGGDWRSSAPAIVFGAGGLLSVVALYLGGQADWELIAASATAVLAAIGLNRTTASGSVLPVEGREIATQAAWCGLSVHLLGAGGMEMPAIFQLWLCLSSLIVAPRAALAAAHWPAWLPGAALAICGLAFFGQFATATIPSLNSRSLTDLAFADSMTGRRPDLADRQLSEAAAADPHDPTPWRHRAQLAFQQWTRTRDGEWFDRAIEYQHEVIRRDPRHAHDYRALADLHLKRFAVDQRPQDAEAAIEATKKALILYPNQLASRQLLADALVAAGRGEEARAAARSTLELDALWLKLGHYDKVLTPDVRERMKALAGEPE, encoded by the coding sequence ATGGCCCGCCCCCGGAAAACGCCCGTCCTCACGAGTGATGAGCCTCCCGCCCAGCGAGGATGGCTTCCACTGCTCGACATCGTCGGACTGGTGCTGATCGCGATTCGCTGGTTCACTCCGACGGAAGGAACCTTCCAGGGCGACACTCTCTGGATCTCCCAGCTCTGGCTGGGCTGGGGAGTGCTGGCGTCGTGGTCCGCATTGAGACAACAGGTTCATTGGACGAAGCGCGGAGGCCTGTGGGCGTGGGGTCTCGGGCTTATTGCGGCGGGGCATGTCGTCGCCGGCGTTGCCGTGATGGCGACGGAAGGCCAGAAACGGTCGGCGCTGAATGGATTGTGGGAATGGGTGAGCCTCGCGCTCGCGGCCGTGTGGTTTCATCACCGTGCTTCGTCGAGCGGGTTCCGTCGCACCTTTCGAATCACGCTGATTGCTTCGGCGGTCGGGCTCTCTGCACTGGGAATCTGGCAACGGTGGGTCTCGCATCCGGCGCTGGGCCAGGCCGTCATCGAGTTCGATGAGCTGGAATCGAAGGTCCCGTCGCTGGAGGGGAGCGAACGGCGTCAGGCCGAAACTCGATTGCGGGCGCTGGAGCGAACCCTGGGAGAATACCGTTCGCTCGATGCCAACGGCCGGCGCGCGATGCGGCAACGGCTGCTGGAATCGAGCGAACCGCTCGGACGCTTCGCCCTGACCAACAGCCTGGCGGCGCTCCTGCTGGTCGGCCTGATTCTCTCCCTCGGAGAAGCCTTCACGCTCTGGCAGGCCGGCGGTCGATCGACGGCGCAGGGCCCTGCGGATCCGCACGTTTCGAAGATCGTGTTGACGATTGCTGCGCTGCTCATCGCGTTCGTCCTGCTGTTGACGAAGAGTCGCACCGCGTGGGGGGGATGCCTGGCCGGCGGTATGACGGCCGCGGTGGTGGGCACGCGCGGCCGATGGAAGTCGGTCATCGGCTGGGGCGTCGTCGCGGCGGGCGCGATGGCGGTCCTGGTGGCTGCGACGTGGGCCGCTGGGGGACTCGACCGGCTTGTGCTCACGGAGGCCCCGAAGTCGCTCGAGTACCGGACCGAGTACTGGATCGGCGCGTGGCGGGTGATTCAGCAACACCCCTGGATCGGGATCGGTCCGGGGAACTTCCGACAGCATTACCTGGCTCACAAGCTGGCGAAATCGAGCGAGGAGGTTCTCGATCCGCACAACTTCCTGCTCGAAGCGTGGGCGACGAGCGGACTGGCGGGCATCGCGGGGCTGGTGCTGTTGATCGTCGCGTGCCTGACCGCATTCCGGCGACCGCTGGCCGGGAACACGCAGGACGCGGGCGGCGGGGACTGGCGGTCGTCGGCGCCGGCCATCGTGTTCGGGGCGGGAGGGCTGCTGTCTGTTGTCGCCTTGTACCTGGGCGGACAGGCGGACTGGGAACTCATCGCCGCCAGCGCGACGGCAGTGCTGGCCGCGATCGGACTGAACCGGACGACGGCTTCAGGGAGCGTGTTGCCCGTCGAAGGCCGCGAAATCGCGACGCAGGCGGCGTGGTGCGGCCTGTCGGTCCATCTCCTCGGGGCGGGGGGAATGGAGATGCCGGCCATCTTCCAACTCTGGTTGTGTCTCTCGTCCCTGATCGTCGCGCCCCGGGCGGCCCTCGCCGCGGCGCATTGGCCCGCCTGGCTTCCGGGCGCTGCCCTCGCGATCTGCGGGCTCGCGTTCTTCGGGCAGTTCGCGACCGCGACGATTCCATCGCTCAATTCGAGATCGCTGACGGACCTCGCCTTTGCGGATTCGATGACGGGACGACGCCCGGACCTGGCGGACCGGCAGCTGAGCGAGGCGGCTGCGGCCGATCCGCACGATCCGACTCCGTGGCGTCATCGGGCCCAGCTGGCGTTTCAGCAGTGGACCCGCACCCGCGACGGCGAATGGTTCGACCGGGCGATCGAGTATCAGCACGAAGTGATCCGCCGGGATCCCAGGCATGCCCACGACTACCGGGCCCTGGCCGATCTGCATCTGAAACGTTTCGCGGTCGACCAGCGGCCGCAGGATGCGGAAGCGGCGATCGAGGCCACGAAGAAGGCACTGATCCTGTACCCCAATCAGCTAGCGAGCCGGCAACTGCTGGCCGATGCTCTGGTCGCGGCGGGGCGCGGGGAGGAGGCCCGGGCCGCGGCGCGAAGTACCCTGGAACTCGATGCGCTGTGGTTGAAGCTGGGTCACTACGACAAGGTGCTCACGCCGGACGTCCGTGAGCGGATGAAGGCGCTGGCGGGCGAACCGGAGTGA
- a CDS encoding MraY family glycosyltransferase — MLIFVLACFLTAFVISAGATALMRVIAPKLGLIDRPAARKVHTTPTPLGGGVGIVCGFVVTMSLATLAVWLLARDTTPPEWLPKSLQPHLAGVLQRAPQLWGLLVAGVVLAVMGLWDDFRGLSWKARLAVQFGLAIALVFAGGIQATVFVSQPWVGQLLTVLWIVVLINSFNFLDNMDALSSGIGLIASLMFATVMLGMVSEPRWFVGGALLALAGSLAGFLCHNWPPAQIFMGDAGSTFIGLNLACLTVLGTFYDEKLGSQHVMLAPLCVLAIPLYDITSVILIRLREGRSPFQPDKKHFSHRLTEMGMTKRNAVLVVHLTTITTGLGALLLYRVSDWIGAAIVTALVLCLLAVVAILETVGRSSSNGETAIKTPPAPLPQDAKT; from the coding sequence GTGCTCATCTTCGTCCTCGCCTGCTTCCTGACCGCGTTCGTCATCTCGGCCGGGGCGACGGCGCTGATGCGTGTCATCGCTCCAAAACTCGGGCTGATTGATCGCCCGGCCGCGAGAAAGGTGCACACGACTCCGACGCCGCTCGGCGGCGGCGTGGGGATCGTGTGCGGATTCGTGGTGACGATGTCGCTGGCGACGCTCGCGGTGTGGTTGCTCGCGCGTGACACGACGCCTCCCGAGTGGCTTCCGAAATCTCTCCAGCCGCATCTTGCGGGAGTTCTGCAGCGCGCGCCGCAGCTGTGGGGACTGCTCGTGGCCGGCGTGGTCCTTGCGGTCATGGGGCTGTGGGACGATTTCCGCGGGTTGTCGTGGAAGGCGCGTCTGGCCGTGCAATTCGGGCTGGCGATTGCGCTCGTCTTTGCCGGGGGCATCCAGGCGACGGTGTTCGTCAGCCAGCCGTGGGTGGGGCAGCTGCTCACCGTTCTGTGGATCGTGGTGCTGATCAATTCGTTCAATTTCCTCGACAACATGGACGCACTGTCGTCCGGCATCGGGCTGATCGCGTCGCTGATGTTCGCGACGGTGATGCTCGGCATGGTTTCCGAACCGCGCTGGTTCGTCGGGGGGGCGCTCCTGGCGCTGGCGGGGTCGCTGGCCGGATTTCTCTGCCACAACTGGCCTCCCGCCCAGATCTTCATGGGGGATGCGGGATCGACGTTCATCGGCCTGAACCTCGCCTGTCTAACGGTGCTGGGGACTTTTTACGATGAGAAGCTCGGTTCGCAGCATGTGATGCTCGCGCCGCTCTGCGTGCTCGCCATTCCGCTCTATGACATCACGTCGGTCATCCTGATCCGCCTGCGGGAAGGCCGGAGCCCGTTCCAGCCCGACAAGAAACACTTCTCCCATCGCCTGACGGAGATGGGAATGACCAAGCGCAACGCGGTGCTGGTCGTCCACCTGACGACGATCACGACCGGCCTGGGCGCTCTCCTGCTTTATCGCGTGTCCGACTGGATCGGGGCGGCCATCGTTACTGCCCTGGTGCTCTGCCTGCTGGCGGTCGTGGCGATCCTCGAAACGGTCGGCCGATCGAGTTCCAACGGGGAAACGGCCATCAAGACGCCCCCCGCCCCGCTTCCTCAGGACGCGAAGACCTGA